The genomic stretch ctggatcagttcacagctccaccaacaatgcatttgtgttccaattttcccacagcttctccaacatcattattttcctttttttgtcatattagccaatctgataggtgtcaggtggtatctcagagttgttttaatttgcatctctctaatcaatagtgatttagagcatttttttcatatggcaatagatagctttgatttcttcatcagaaaactgcctgttcatatcctttgaccatttctcaattggggaatgacttggattcttataaatttgatttggttgcctatgtattttagaaatgagacctttatcagaagtactggccataaaaattgtttcccagctatctgcatcccttctaatttaggatgcattgcttctgtttgtacaaaacctttttaatgtaatcagtcccattttgcatttcacaatattctctatctcttgtttggtcataaactgttcttttcaaagatctgaaaggtagattattccttcctcttctaatttacctatggtatcacctcttatgtcgaaatcatgtatccatttttaccttattttagtacaaggtgtaagatgttggtctatgcctaatttctgccatactgtcttccaggttttcagcagtttttgtcaaatactgaattcctatcccagaagctggagtctttgggtttgtcaaacagtgcattactaatgtcatttgctactgtgtctcctgtgcttagcctattccattgatccttcactctatttcttagctagtaccagatagttttgatgactgccactttatagtaaagctcaagatttggtacagctaacccactgtcctgtgcatttttttttattatttcccttgatattcttgactttttgtttttccagatgaattttgttgttatttttttctagctctataaaataattttttttgttggtcCATTTTTTAGAATCCAAATACTTCCAATATATATTACAACTGAGCCATTAATCTTGTAGCATCCTCCACAGTAATTGTTTCACATTCAGAGCACTGAGAAATCAGGTGATCTGTCAGTGGTTCAAGTGAAAGCATTTTTGAGAAGTGTGCAAGCTCTTTTTCGATATCTATCAATGTCTTATTTGCagttctacatttttcttcattcataatgttaatcttcttttgtttgtttgtttgtttgttttttatttttagtgaggcaattggggttaagtgatttgcccagggtcacacagctagtaagtgttatgtgtctgaggccggatttgaactcaggtactcctgactccagggccggtgctctatccactgcgccacctagcagccccccataATGTTAATCTTCTTAAGATTTGTGGTTActgaatttgctttatttttaaccTTCAAATTCTTGCTGGCAATATGAAATACATTCTTGGTCTTCTGTCCTTTCCCTTTGTTCTTCCTCATTGCCTGGTGCTTGTTTTGATCATCCAAAAACAAGACAATCTTAATGCTCCACTTTCTATGTACACTGGACTCCAACATTTATCTCAGTCAGTTCAACAAAGTAGCAATTCCTGCGAGTCGTATTCTGGAGCCCAGATGGAAGAACCCAGCAGCTCCGCCAGCCCCAGCATGGCACATGCggatctctataaaataatttttagatagtctgattggtatggcgctGAATAGATaaagtaatttaggtagaattgtcatttttaatatattatctctgcctatccatgagctattgatatctttccaattatttaaatctgatttgatttgtatgaaaagtgtttggtaattatgttcatagagttcctggggttgtcttggcaagtagactcctaagtatttttattatctaCCAAtacattaaatggaatttctttttctatctcttgctgctggactttgttggtcatgtatagaaatgctgatgatttatgtggatttattttatatcctgctactttgctaaagttgttaattgtttcaaataatttttgagttgattctctaggattctctaagtataccatcataccatctgcaaagaatgatagttttgtttcctccttgcctgttctgattcctttcattcctttttcttctctgattgctaatgctaacatttctaggacaatattgaataatagaggtgataatggacatcctgtttcaccctgatcttattgggaagacctctaatttatctccattacatataatgcttgcacatggttttaggtagataccttttattattctaaggaaagctccacctattcctaagctctctactgtttttattaggaatgggtgctgtactttgtcaaaagctttctctgcatgtattgagataatcatatgattttggttggttttcttattgatgtggttgattatgttaatagtttttctaatgttgaaccagccctgcattcctggtataaatcccacctggtcatagtgtattatcctggtgatcacttgctgtaatctccttgctaatatcttatttaagattttagcatcaatattcattagggaaattggtctataattttctttctcagtttttgctctgcctggttttggtatcaccaccatatttgtgtcataaaacgaatttggtagacctccttcttcacctgtttttccaaataatttgtataatattggaattaattgttctttaagtgtttggtagaattctcctgtaaacccatctggccctggggattttttcttagggagttcattaatggcttgttcaatttcttttcctaatatgggcttatttaaggattttatttcctcttcagttaacctgggcagtttgtatttttgtaaatattcatccatttcatttagattgtcaaatttattggcatacagttggggcaaaataattcctgattatttatttaatttccacttcattggtggtaacatcatccttttcatttttgatactggtaatttggttttcttctttctttttttaaatcaaattaaccaaaattttacctattttattggttttataaaaaaaagctcttagttttattgattaattctatagttttcctgctttcaattttattaatttctcctttaattttcaggatttctagtttagtttctaattggggatttctaatttgttctctttctagctttttaagtagcatgcccaattcattgatctcctctttctcttttttattcatgtaagcatttagagctgtaaatttttccctaagtactgctttgactgcatcccatagattttggtatgttgtctcattattgccattctcttgaataaagttattgattgtttctatgatttgttgtttgacccactcattctttagaatgaaattatttagtttccaattgattttcattctacttttccatggctctttcttacatgtaatttttattgcatcatgatctgagaaggatgcatttactatttctgcatttctacatttgactatgatggttttgtgccctaatacatggtcaatttttaaaatgtgcccCATTTCagtttctccagaaatctatcatgtctaacttttctagtattctattcacctctttcacttctttcttatttattttgtggctagatttatctaattctgagtgggggagattcagatcccccactagtatagtattactgtctaattcctcttgtaactcatttactttatcctctaagaatttggatgctataccacttggcacatacatatttaatattgatattacttcattatctatagtgccttttagaaagatgtagtttccttccttatctcttttaatgagatctgtttttgcctgtgctttgtctgagataaggattgctacccctgcttttttttactttagctgcagcataataatattctgctccagccttttacctttactctgtgtgtatctctctgtttcaaatgtgtttcttataaacaccatattgtgggattctggcttttaatctactctgcaattcacttccattttatagcagagttcatcccattcacattcacagttattattactgtctattactctccattctatttaccccctttttactccccccttcttttaccctattgcTCCTCActaacattttgcttcttacccctgcctcccccagtctgccctccctttttatcaccccctcccttttctttacccttttctcccttgcttttgccctcccttctatcagtcctcccttcccctttcccttttatttagctaaagaataagctaagtttctttatccaaatgaacatatatgttattccctc from Dromiciops gliroides isolate mDroGli1 chromosome 6, mDroGli1.pri, whole genome shotgun sequence encodes the following:
- the LOC122732903 gene encoding ribosomal biogenesis factor-like yields the protein MRKNKGKGQKTKNVFHIASKNLKVKNKANSVTTNLKKINIMNEEKCRTANKTLIDIEKELAHFSKMLSLEPLTDHLISQCSECETITVEDATRLMAQL